In Xiphophorus maculatus strain JP 163 A chromosome 18, X_maculatus-5.0-male, whole genome shotgun sequence, a single genomic region encodes these proteins:
- the nek8 gene encoding serine/threonine-protein kinase Nek8 isoform X2, protein MEKYEKIKVVGRGAFGIVHLCRRRSDGAFVILKEIPVEQMSRDERLAAQNECQVLKLLNHPNIIEYYENFLEDKALMIAMEYAPGGTLAEYIQKRCNSLLDEDTILHFFVQILLALYHVHNKLILHRDLKTQNILLDKHQMIVKIGDFGISKILVSKSKAYTVVGTPCYISPELCEGKPYNQKSDIWALGCVLYELASLKRAFEAANLPALVLKIMSGTFAPISDRYSPELRQLILNMLNLDPSKRPQLNEIMALPICIRPLLNLYTDIGNVKMRRIEKPLSNVQLRGRPGGRVPANRTRDASAGLGSGKVHSLPLSSVYTWGSGITAPLRLPMLNTEVLQVSLGRTQKMGVTKSGRLITWEAPSVVSGEASLPGLVDQMQPLFISRFLEGQSGVTIKSVSCGDLFTTCMTDRGIIMTFGSGSNGCLGHGNFIDVTQPKIVEALLGYELVQVSCGASHVVAVTNEREVFAWGRGDNGRLGLGTQDTHNCPQQVCLPAEFEAQKVVCGVDCSMVISTRCSILACGSNRFNKLGLDTITAGEEPNPVNQVEEVHSYAPVQSAPLNSERIAYVDIGTAHSVAVTEEGRCYTFGSNQHGQTGCSSRRSSRVPYQVLGLKDITLAACGDAFTLAIGAEGEVYTWGKGARGRLGRKEEDCGIPKPVQLDESHPFAVTSVACCHGNTLLAVKPLFEDPGSR, encoded by the exons ATGGAGAAGTATGAGAAAATCAAAGTTGTTGGGAGAGGAGCTTTCGG GATCGTCCACCTGTGCCGCAGGCGCAGCGACGGGGCCTTTGTCATCCTGAAGGAGATCCCGGTTGAGCAGATGTCACGGGACGAACGCTTGGCGGCACAGAACGAGTGTCAGGTGCTCAAGCTGCTCAACCACCCAAACATTATCGAGTACTACGAGAACTTCCTGGAGGACAAGGCCCTGATGATAGCCATGGAGTACGCACCAG GTGGGACGCTGGCTGAATACATCCAGAAGCGCTGTAACTCCCTCCTGGACGAGGACACCATCCTCCACTTCTTTGTGCAGATCCTACTCGCTCTCTACCACGTTCACAACAAACTGATTCTGCACCGCGACCTCAAGACTCAGAACATTCTGCTGGACAAGCACCAGATGATCGTCAAAATCGGAGACTTCGGCATCTCGAAGATCCTCGTCAGCAAGAGCAAGGCGTACACG gtggtGGGGACTCCCTGCTACATCTCCCCAGAGCTCTGTGAGGGAAAGCCGTACAACCAGAAGAGCGACATCTGGGCTCTGGGCTGCGTCCTGTACGAGCTGGCCAGCCTAAAGAGAGCTTTTGAGGCGGCT AATCTTCCTGCCCTCGTCCTGAAGATCATGAGCGGAACCTTCGCTCCAATATCGGACCGCTACAGCCCAGAACTCCGGCAGCTCATCCTCAACATGCTCAACCTGGACCCATCCAAACGGCCCCAGCTCAATGAAATCATGGCTTTGCCCATCTGCATCCGGCCGCTGCTTAATCTCTACACAGACATAGGCAATGTGAAAATGCGCCG gattgagAAACCGCTGTCGAACGTTCAGCTGCGAGGCAGACCAGGAGGGAGAGTTCCTGCTAACCGGACAAGAG ACGCATCTGCGGGTTTGGGATCAGGTAAGGTGCATTCTCTCCCGCTGTCCTCCGTGTATACCTGGGGAAGTGGGATAACGGCGCCTCTCCGGCTGCCGATGCTGAACACCGAAGTGCTTCAGGTCTCACTGGGCAGGACTCAGAAGATGGGAGTCACCAAGTCCGGCCGCCTGATTACCTGGGAG GCTCCCTCCGTTGTGTCTGGAGAGGCCAGCCTTCCAGGCCTGGTGGATCAGATGCAGCCGCTGTTCATTTCCCGTTTCCTTGAGGGTCAGTCAGGGGTCACCATCAAGTCCGTGTCCTGTGGTGATCTGTTCACCACCTGCATGACAG ACAGGGGTATTATCATGACATTTGGAAGCGGAAGCAATGGTTGTCTGGGACATGGCAACTTTATTGATGTAACACAG CCTAAGATTGTGGAGGCTCTCCTGGGCTACGAGTTGGTCCAGGTGTCCTGCGGAGCTTCTCATGTCGTCGCTGTGACCAATGAAAGGGAGGTGTTTGCTTGGGGGAGAGGAGACAACG GTCGCCTCGGCCTGGGCACCCAGGACACACACAACTGTCCCCAGCAGGTGTGTCTGCCTGCAGAGTTCGAGGCTCAGAAGGTGGTGTGTGGCGTGGATTGCTCCATGGTTATCAGCACGCGGTGCAGCATTCTGGCATGTGGAAGCAACAG GTTCAACAAGCTTGGTCTGGACACGATTACAGCTGGGGAGGAACCAAATCCTGTGAATCAGGTTGAAGAAGTCCATTCTTACGCTCCAGTTCAATCAGCCCCACTCAACTCTGAGAGGATCGCTTACGTCGACATTGGAACGGCCCATTCTGTTGCTGTCACAG AAGAGGGCCGGTGTTACACGTTTGGCAGCAACCAGCATGGTCAGACGGGCTGCAGCTCCCGGCGCAGCAGCCGGGTGCCCTACCAGGTGCTCGGCCTGAAGGACATCACCTTGGCCGCATGTGGTGACGCCTTCACCCTGGCCATTGGAGCTG AAGGTGAGGTGTACACGTGGGGGAAGGGGGCCCGCGGTCGCCTCggaagaaaagaagaggatTGTGGGATACCGAAGCCGGTGCAGCTCGATGAGAGCCACCCGTTCGCAGTGACATCGGTGGcctgttgtcatggcaacacCCTGCTGGCAGTCAAAC
- the nek8 gene encoding serine/threonine-protein kinase Nek8 isoform X3, with protein sequence MEKYEKIKVVGRGAFGIVHLCRRRSDGAFVILKEIPVEQMSRDERLAAQNECQVLKLLNHPNIIEYYENFLEDKALMIAMEYAPGGTLAEYIQKRCNSLLDEDTILHFFVQILLALYHVHNKLILHRDLKTQNILLDKHQMIVKIGDFGISKILVSKSKAYTNLPALVLKIMSGTFAPISDRYSPELRQLILNMLNLDPSKRPQLNEIMALPICIRPLLNLYTDIGNVKMRRIEKPLSNVQLRGRPGGRVPANRTRADASAGLGSGKVHSLPLSSVYTWGSGITAPLRLPMLNTEVLQVSLGRTQKMGVTKSGRLITWEAPSVVSGEASLPGLVDQMQPLFISRFLEGQSGVTIKSVSCGDLFTTCMTDRGIIMTFGSGSNGCLGHGNFIDVTQPKIVEALLGYELVQVSCGASHVVAVTNEREVFAWGRGDNGRLGLGTQDTHNCPQQVCLPAEFEAQKVVCGVDCSMVISTRCSILACGSNRFNKLGLDTITAGEEPNPVNQVEEVHSYAPVQSAPLNSERIAYVDIGTAHSVAVTEEGRCYTFGSNQHGQTGCSSRRSSRVPYQVLGLKDITLAACGDAFTLAIGAEGEVYTWGKGARGRLGRKEEDCGIPKPVQLDESHPFAVTSVACCHGNTLLAVKPLFEDPGSR encoded by the exons ATGGAGAAGTATGAGAAAATCAAAGTTGTTGGGAGAGGAGCTTTCGG GATCGTCCACCTGTGCCGCAGGCGCAGCGACGGGGCCTTTGTCATCCTGAAGGAGATCCCGGTTGAGCAGATGTCACGGGACGAACGCTTGGCGGCACAGAACGAGTGTCAGGTGCTCAAGCTGCTCAACCACCCAAACATTATCGAGTACTACGAGAACTTCCTGGAGGACAAGGCCCTGATGATAGCCATGGAGTACGCACCAG GTGGGACGCTGGCTGAATACATCCAGAAGCGCTGTAACTCCCTCCTGGACGAGGACACCATCCTCCACTTCTTTGTGCAGATCCTACTCGCTCTCTACCACGTTCACAACAAACTGATTCTGCACCGCGACCTCAAGACTCAGAACATTCTGCTGGACAAGCACCAGATGATCGTCAAAATCGGAGACTTCGGCATCTCGAAGATCCTCGTCAGCAAGAGCAAGGCGTACACG AATCTTCCTGCCCTCGTCCTGAAGATCATGAGCGGAACCTTCGCTCCAATATCGGACCGCTACAGCCCAGAACTCCGGCAGCTCATCCTCAACATGCTCAACCTGGACCCATCCAAACGGCCCCAGCTCAATGAAATCATGGCTTTGCCCATCTGCATCCGGCCGCTGCTTAATCTCTACACAGACATAGGCAATGTGAAAATGCGCCG gattgagAAACCGCTGTCGAACGTTCAGCTGCGAGGCAGACCAGGAGGGAGAGTTCCTGCTAACCGGACAAGAG CAGACGCATCTGCGGGTTTGGGATCAGGTAAGGTGCATTCTCTCCCGCTGTCCTCCGTGTATACCTGGGGAAGTGGGATAACGGCGCCTCTCCGGCTGCCGATGCTGAACACCGAAGTGCTTCAGGTCTCACTGGGCAGGACTCAGAAGATGGGAGTCACCAAGTCCGGCCGCCTGATTACCTGGGAG GCTCCCTCCGTTGTGTCTGGAGAGGCCAGCCTTCCAGGCCTGGTGGATCAGATGCAGCCGCTGTTCATTTCCCGTTTCCTTGAGGGTCAGTCAGGGGTCACCATCAAGTCCGTGTCCTGTGGTGATCTGTTCACCACCTGCATGACAG ACAGGGGTATTATCATGACATTTGGAAGCGGAAGCAATGGTTGTCTGGGACATGGCAACTTTATTGATGTAACACAG CCTAAGATTGTGGAGGCTCTCCTGGGCTACGAGTTGGTCCAGGTGTCCTGCGGAGCTTCTCATGTCGTCGCTGTGACCAATGAAAGGGAGGTGTTTGCTTGGGGGAGAGGAGACAACG GTCGCCTCGGCCTGGGCACCCAGGACACACACAACTGTCCCCAGCAGGTGTGTCTGCCTGCAGAGTTCGAGGCTCAGAAGGTGGTGTGTGGCGTGGATTGCTCCATGGTTATCAGCACGCGGTGCAGCATTCTGGCATGTGGAAGCAACAG GTTCAACAAGCTTGGTCTGGACACGATTACAGCTGGGGAGGAACCAAATCCTGTGAATCAGGTTGAAGAAGTCCATTCTTACGCTCCAGTTCAATCAGCCCCACTCAACTCTGAGAGGATCGCTTACGTCGACATTGGAACGGCCCATTCTGTTGCTGTCACAG AAGAGGGCCGGTGTTACACGTTTGGCAGCAACCAGCATGGTCAGACGGGCTGCAGCTCCCGGCGCAGCAGCCGGGTGCCCTACCAGGTGCTCGGCCTGAAGGACATCACCTTGGCCGCATGTGGTGACGCCTTCACCCTGGCCATTGGAGCTG AAGGTGAGGTGTACACGTGGGGGAAGGGGGCCCGCGGTCGCCTCggaagaaaagaagaggatTGTGGGATACCGAAGCCGGTGCAGCTCGATGAGAGCCACCCGTTCGCAGTGACATCGGTGGcctgttgtcatggcaacacCCTGCTGGCAGTCAAAC
- the nek8 gene encoding serine/threonine-protein kinase Nek8 isoform X1 translates to MEKYEKIKVVGRGAFGIVHLCRRRSDGAFVILKEIPVEQMSRDERLAAQNECQVLKLLNHPNIIEYYENFLEDKALMIAMEYAPGGTLAEYIQKRCNSLLDEDTILHFFVQILLALYHVHNKLILHRDLKTQNILLDKHQMIVKIGDFGISKILVSKSKAYTVVGTPCYISPELCEGKPYNQKSDIWALGCVLYELASLKRAFEAANLPALVLKIMSGTFAPISDRYSPELRQLILNMLNLDPSKRPQLNEIMALPICIRPLLNLYTDIGNVKMRRIEKPLSNVQLRGRPGGRVPANRTRADASAGLGSGKVHSLPLSSVYTWGSGITAPLRLPMLNTEVLQVSLGRTQKMGVTKSGRLITWEAPSVVSGEASLPGLVDQMQPLFISRFLEGQSGVTIKSVSCGDLFTTCMTDRGIIMTFGSGSNGCLGHGNFIDVTQPKIVEALLGYELVQVSCGASHVVAVTNEREVFAWGRGDNGRLGLGTQDTHNCPQQVCLPAEFEAQKVVCGVDCSMVISTRCSILACGSNRFNKLGLDTITAGEEPNPVNQVEEVHSYAPVQSAPLNSERIAYVDIGTAHSVAVTEEGRCYTFGSNQHGQTGCSSRRSSRVPYQVLGLKDITLAACGDAFTLAIGAEGEVYTWGKGARGRLGRKEEDCGIPKPVQLDESHPFAVTSVACCHGNTLLAVKPLFEDPGSR, encoded by the exons ATGGAGAAGTATGAGAAAATCAAAGTTGTTGGGAGAGGAGCTTTCGG GATCGTCCACCTGTGCCGCAGGCGCAGCGACGGGGCCTTTGTCATCCTGAAGGAGATCCCGGTTGAGCAGATGTCACGGGACGAACGCTTGGCGGCACAGAACGAGTGTCAGGTGCTCAAGCTGCTCAACCACCCAAACATTATCGAGTACTACGAGAACTTCCTGGAGGACAAGGCCCTGATGATAGCCATGGAGTACGCACCAG GTGGGACGCTGGCTGAATACATCCAGAAGCGCTGTAACTCCCTCCTGGACGAGGACACCATCCTCCACTTCTTTGTGCAGATCCTACTCGCTCTCTACCACGTTCACAACAAACTGATTCTGCACCGCGACCTCAAGACTCAGAACATTCTGCTGGACAAGCACCAGATGATCGTCAAAATCGGAGACTTCGGCATCTCGAAGATCCTCGTCAGCAAGAGCAAGGCGTACACG gtggtGGGGACTCCCTGCTACATCTCCCCAGAGCTCTGTGAGGGAAAGCCGTACAACCAGAAGAGCGACATCTGGGCTCTGGGCTGCGTCCTGTACGAGCTGGCCAGCCTAAAGAGAGCTTTTGAGGCGGCT AATCTTCCTGCCCTCGTCCTGAAGATCATGAGCGGAACCTTCGCTCCAATATCGGACCGCTACAGCCCAGAACTCCGGCAGCTCATCCTCAACATGCTCAACCTGGACCCATCCAAACGGCCCCAGCTCAATGAAATCATGGCTTTGCCCATCTGCATCCGGCCGCTGCTTAATCTCTACACAGACATAGGCAATGTGAAAATGCGCCG gattgagAAACCGCTGTCGAACGTTCAGCTGCGAGGCAGACCAGGAGGGAGAGTTCCTGCTAACCGGACAAGAG CAGACGCATCTGCGGGTTTGGGATCAGGTAAGGTGCATTCTCTCCCGCTGTCCTCCGTGTATACCTGGGGAAGTGGGATAACGGCGCCTCTCCGGCTGCCGATGCTGAACACCGAAGTGCTTCAGGTCTCACTGGGCAGGACTCAGAAGATGGGAGTCACCAAGTCCGGCCGCCTGATTACCTGGGAG GCTCCCTCCGTTGTGTCTGGAGAGGCCAGCCTTCCAGGCCTGGTGGATCAGATGCAGCCGCTGTTCATTTCCCGTTTCCTTGAGGGTCAGTCAGGGGTCACCATCAAGTCCGTGTCCTGTGGTGATCTGTTCACCACCTGCATGACAG ACAGGGGTATTATCATGACATTTGGAAGCGGAAGCAATGGTTGTCTGGGACATGGCAACTTTATTGATGTAACACAG CCTAAGATTGTGGAGGCTCTCCTGGGCTACGAGTTGGTCCAGGTGTCCTGCGGAGCTTCTCATGTCGTCGCTGTGACCAATGAAAGGGAGGTGTTTGCTTGGGGGAGAGGAGACAACG GTCGCCTCGGCCTGGGCACCCAGGACACACACAACTGTCCCCAGCAGGTGTGTCTGCCTGCAGAGTTCGAGGCTCAGAAGGTGGTGTGTGGCGTGGATTGCTCCATGGTTATCAGCACGCGGTGCAGCATTCTGGCATGTGGAAGCAACAG GTTCAACAAGCTTGGTCTGGACACGATTACAGCTGGGGAGGAACCAAATCCTGTGAATCAGGTTGAAGAAGTCCATTCTTACGCTCCAGTTCAATCAGCCCCACTCAACTCTGAGAGGATCGCTTACGTCGACATTGGAACGGCCCATTCTGTTGCTGTCACAG AAGAGGGCCGGTGTTACACGTTTGGCAGCAACCAGCATGGTCAGACGGGCTGCAGCTCCCGGCGCAGCAGCCGGGTGCCCTACCAGGTGCTCGGCCTGAAGGACATCACCTTGGCCGCATGTGGTGACGCCTTCACCCTGGCCATTGGAGCTG AAGGTGAGGTGTACACGTGGGGGAAGGGGGCCCGCGGTCGCCTCggaagaaaagaagaggatTGTGGGATACCGAAGCCGGTGCAGCTCGATGAGAGCCACCCGTTCGCAGTGACATCGGTGGcctgttgtcatggcaacacCCTGCTGGCAGTCAAAC